The following are encoded in a window of Telmatobacter sp. DSM 110680 genomic DNA:
- a CDS encoding carboxypeptidase regulatory-like domain-containing protein — translation MSKPTKNFAALFLVMLWAGTLLGQKVEGSLRGTVLDATDARIPSARIELHAIDGASTRSVLSDDRGLFRVEDLAPGKYRVVVEATGFDNAVANVSIEVSSSRDIAVTMQPSVVREKINVRAASSSIATQPIDLASQIHKSVITSGDLEMLPLSDRSFANIAYLAPGTEPVEPSDPTKARITAVSAGGSSGLNNELSVDGADNSDDYIGGFLQNFSPDSIQEFAVSTAQEDADTGGTTAASVVITTKRGTDNWHGDAAFFERAAALNARFPIENPTPDPKQPFSRQNYVGTLGGPLRRQKLWAFAAFEQVHEDASIAYSPANMAEFDALAALASDGLIPGVASISVPANVPIPFRDSFGSVRLDWTQNPRSSWFLRSSLDTYTTHNNLVQQGTLPSTGLLTHNNYLNATISNDFIFNSTWLGRFIAGGSGLRLTQHRNSDLGFALAFPFSSTSLTVSGFETFGDNQFETPITYFPSQRSQEKYQLRYDVTNARSGHGIRFGINFIHEPVLSGAFPSNNETLYQFPQDPSYYIANAANLNQFATDMQAGASISNLGGGFSQNVQRLALYAEDSWRVTKSLTINYGLRYGATFGLFEASNRSQSANPAYITLQALEIPLVTNIPRDDRKQLAPRFGFAFSPGVNGRTVLRAGIGIYADDLAQGGWATAFQAVHTLPGPCVDPVTNSGGPENAGCVPGSSSGGSGNLIAPSYKTPYAIHITGGLEHSFREGWSLSADYTHEQGNHGYRAYSYTGGTNLSTPLLPSTSAAQADVVPDVNVFHSDNRSSYNALMFHLQGSVAKRLNFVANYTFAKAQTWGCVLGELFDYVNGVCNPLDAFGPGDYGPSGEDVRHRVVLAGTWHAPKGIAISTLTQLESARPFTITTSDNAGRIQINGIPTSLDQFRGTPYIQSDLRVGRPIKIGDHQTIAPFVEFFNLFNRNNPGANYVTNIAALPVPAAEAQAGNITHVCANADCTAVDPIASPSQLRVAGGALGDFFGPGTTVGTPFAAQVGVRWDF, via the coding sequence ATGTCCAAACCAACTAAAAACTTCGCTGCGCTTTTCTTGGTGATGCTCTGGGCCGGTACTTTGCTGGGCCAGAAGGTTGAAGGATCGCTGCGCGGAACGGTACTGGACGCAACCGATGCGCGAATTCCGTCGGCGAGAATCGAACTCCACGCAATCGATGGTGCATCGACACGAAGTGTGTTGAGCGATGACCGGGGGCTTTTCAGAGTGGAGGATCTCGCTCCTGGAAAATACCGGGTAGTCGTTGAAGCTACGGGATTTGACAACGCAGTGGCTAATGTCTCGATCGAGGTGAGCAGCAGTCGCGATATTGCCGTTACCATGCAGCCCTCTGTGGTCCGGGAAAAGATCAACGTGCGGGCAGCAAGCTCTTCCATTGCTACGCAGCCGATCGATCTTGCGAGCCAGATCCACAAGAGCGTAATTACCTCGGGCGATCTTGAAATGCTGCCACTCTCTGACCGAAGCTTTGCCAACATCGCTTACCTTGCTCCCGGCACCGAGCCCGTTGAGCCGTCGGATCCGACTAAGGCGCGCATCACTGCAGTTTCTGCCGGCGGGAGTTCCGGCTTGAACAATGAGCTATCCGTCGACGGCGCCGACAACTCCGATGACTATATTGGTGGTTTCTTGCAGAATTTCTCGCCAGATTCCATTCAAGAATTTGCGGTAAGCACCGCGCAGGAAGATGCGGATACTGGCGGCACCACCGCTGCCTCTGTTGTGATCACAACGAAACGCGGTACCGACAACTGGCATGGAGACGCCGCCTTCTTCGAGCGCGCTGCAGCTCTTAACGCACGCTTTCCGATTGAGAATCCGACGCCTGATCCGAAGCAGCCATTCTCGCGCCAGAACTACGTCGGCACGCTCGGCGGTCCCCTGCGGCGCCAGAAGCTATGGGCATTCGCAGCTTTTGAACAGGTTCACGAAGACGCCAGTATTGCCTACAGTCCGGCCAACATGGCGGAGTTCGATGCACTTGCCGCACTGGCCTCTGACGGCTTGATTCCTGGCGTCGCTTCGATTTCTGTACCGGCCAATGTGCCGATACCGTTTCGCGATAGCTTTGGATCGGTGCGGTTGGATTGGACGCAAAACCCCAGATCGTCGTGGTTTCTAAGGAGTTCTCTCGACACGTATACGACCCACAATAACCTCGTTCAGCAAGGGACGCTTCCCTCTACTGGTCTGCTGACACACAACAATTACCTCAATGCGACTATCAGTAACGACTTTATCTTCAACTCGACCTGGCTCGGCAGATTCATCGCTGGTGGCAGTGGTCTGCGACTGACGCAGCATCGCAACTCAGATCTTGGATTTGCGCTGGCGTTTCCATTCAGTTCCACTTCGCTCACCGTATCGGGTTTCGAAACGTTTGGAGACAATCAATTCGAGACTCCGATCACTTATTTCCCTTCGCAGCGGAGCCAGGAAAAATATCAGCTGCGTTATGACGTGACCAATGCACGGAGCGGGCACGGAATTCGGTTCGGGATCAACTTCATCCACGAGCCTGTGCTCAGCGGAGCATTTCCCTCCAACAACGAAACGCTCTATCAATTTCCGCAAGACCCGAGCTATTACATTGCCAACGCCGCGAATCTTAACCAATTTGCGACCGATATGCAGGCGGGTGCGTCTATCTCGAATCTGGGAGGCGGTTTTTCGCAGAATGTGCAGCGGTTGGCCCTGTATGCCGAAGACTCATGGCGCGTCACGAAAAGTCTGACAATCAATTACGGCCTCCGCTACGGTGCTACATTCGGCCTGTTTGAAGCTTCGAATCGAAGCCAGAGCGCCAATCCCGCTTACATAACATTGCAAGCTCTCGAGATTCCTCTGGTGACCAACATTCCCCGCGATGATCGCAAGCAGCTTGCCCCCCGGTTTGGCTTCGCCTTTTCTCCTGGCGTGAACGGCAGGACGGTATTGCGCGCCGGTATCGGCATCTACGCGGACGATCTGGCTCAAGGTGGGTGGGCCACAGCATTTCAGGCCGTCCACACTCTTCCCGGTCCCTGCGTCGATCCGGTTACAAATTCGGGTGGCCCTGAGAATGCGGGGTGCGTTCCCGGATCATCCTCGGGCGGGAGCGGCAATCTGATTGCGCCCAGCTACAAGACCCCCTACGCAATTCACATCACTGGAGGATTGGAGCATTCCTTCCGAGAGGGTTGGTCGCTGAGCGCGGATTATACGCACGAACAAGGGAACCACGGTTATCGTGCCTATAGTTATACCGGCGGCACAAATCTCAGTACTCCGTTGCTGCCGTCGACCAGCGCCGCGCAAGCCGACGTGGTTCCAGATGTTAACGTCTTTCACTCCGACAATCGATCCAGTTATAACGCGCTCATGTTTCACCTCCAGGGAAGCGTCGCCAAGCGATTGAACTTTGTGGCGAACTACACATTTGCCAAAGCCCAGACGTGGGGATGCGTACTCGGCGAATTATTCGACTACGTCAACGGCGTATGCAATCCGCTCGACGCTTTCGGTCCGGGCGACTACGGACCATCAGGTGAAGACGTTCGCCACCGCGTGGTCCTGGCCGGAACTTGGCATGCGCCCAAGGGAATCGCTATCAGCACGCTTACTCAACTGGAGAGCGCGCGGCCTTTCACCATCACTACTTCGGACAACGCAGGACGCATCCAGATCAACGGCATTCCGACTTCGCTGGACCAGTTTCGCGGGACACCCTATATACAGTCTGACCTGCGCGTAGGGAGGCCGATCAAAATCGGCGATCATCAGACAATTGCGCCCTTCGTTGAATTCTTTAACCTGTTCAACCGGAATAATCCCGGCGCCAACTACGTAACGAACATTGCCGCTCTCCCGGTCCCGGCCGCCGAGGCCCAAGCCGGCAACATCACGCACGTTTGTGCGAACGCCGACTGCACGGCCGTCGATCCAATCGCCAGTCCCAGCCAGCTGCGTGTTGCGGGCGGAGCATTAGGAGATTTCTTCGGCCCGGGAACGACTGTCGGCACTCCGTTCGCGGCGCAGGTCGGCGTCCGCTGGGATTTCTAA